The genomic DNA TTACAGTTTTCCTCTCAAATGTTTTAAATGAACAAGGATAGTAAAATTAAACAAGTGTGTATAAATAAGGCACACAAATCAGGAGGAAAACACATGTTACAAGGTACAGTTAAGTGGTTTAATGCAGAAAAAGGTTTCGGATTTATCGAGCGCGAAGACGGAGACGATGTATTCGTTCACTTCTCAGCTATTCAAGGTGAAGGCTTCAAATCTTTAGAAGAAGGCCAAAAAGTAACTTTTGAAATCGTTGAAGGCAACCGTGGTGCACAAGCTGCTAACGTAAACAAAGCTTAATTAAAATTTAAAGACTTTTTTCGGAAGTAATTCCGAAAAAAGTCTTTTTTTGTTTGTTTATTCTAGGTGCCTGGCACCCAAAAAGAACAATTATTAAATATGTCCATTTCAGGAGTACGAAATATCTTTATGCTTCCCTAATTAACGGCATTGTACAACAACGAAATGATCCACCGGATTTGATAATTTCGTTAAAAGGAACCTCAATTACCTCA from Anaerobacillus alkaliphilus includes the following:
- a CDS encoding cold-shock protein → MLQGTVKWFNAEKGFGFIEREDGDDVFVHFSAIQGEGFKSLEEGQKVTFEIVEGNRGAQAANVNKA